In a single window of the Equus quagga isolate Etosha38 chromosome 7, UCLA_HA_Equagga_1.0, whole genome shotgun sequence genome:
- the S100Z gene encoding protein S100-Z translates to MPTQLEMAMSTMIRVFHRYSCREGDRFKLNKGELKLLLQRELTEFLSCQKDPQLVDKIMQDLDANKDNEVDFNEFVVMVAALTVACNDYFVEQLKKKGKKDK, encoded by the exons ATGCCCACCCAGCTGGAGATGGCCATGAGCACCATGATCAGAGTGTTCCACCGCTACTCCTGCAGGGAAGGGGACAGGTTCAAGCTCAACAAGGGGGAACTGAAGCTGCTCCTGCAGCGCGAGCTCACGGAATTCCTCTCG TGCCAAAAGGATCCCCAGTTGGTTGATAAGATAATGCAGGACCTGGATGCCAATAAGGACAATGAAGTGGATTTTAATGAATTCGTGGTCATGGTGGCAGCTCTGACAGTTGCTTGTAATGATTACTTTGTGGAACaattgaagaagaaaggaaaaaaagataagtag